ACGGATTCGCGATCCTGCTCTAACTTTACGCTAGCAGAATTCCCGTATTTCACAGCGTTGTCGATAAGGTTCGTCACCGCACGCTTCAGTGCGATGGGCCGCCCGTGATAGACCACGCGAGTCGTAGGAAGATTCCATTGCACCGATGCACCCAAGTCCCGGAAGTCGTCGACGACGGTATGCAGCAACTCGCCAAGATCAAGTGACACCAACGCTTCCTGCTGGCCATCGAGACGGAAAAAGGTGAGGCTGGACTCGATCATTGCCCGCATGTCGTCAACATCGCGAAAGAGCTTTTGCTGTTGCTCGGCATCTTCGATGAACTCGCCACGCATGCGCATGCGTGTTAGCGGAGCCCGAAGATCGTGCGAGATGGCGACCAGCATGGTTGTACGGCTGTCGAGGAGTTGCTGGATGCGATCCTGCATAGCATTGAAAGCTGCCGCGACCTCGCGAATTTCCAACGGACCATCCAGGCGGAGCGAGGCAACTCGCGAACTCGAGCCGAAGTCTTCGGCAGCTTTGGCCAGTTGCTGCATGGGGCGCGCCAGGCGCCGGCTGGCGATGGCAGTCATTGACCCAGTAACAAAAAGGACCAGTAGCGAAGTAAGAAGGAATTTATCGGTGCGACCTATTCCCCAGCTCCGGTCATGGGTGTCGAAGCTCACCCAGCTTTGATCGCTTAGTTGGATCGCAATGGCATAGTCGCTGGAAGCAGACGCTGGCAAGGTGTCTTTGTCGTCGGGGTCGGCGCCGAGTATTGCTATACGCGGACGCCCAAGCAGACGCGCAACACGACCCCAGATGGGGCTGCTCAGGGGTCTTCTTTTCGCTGTTCGAAGCGGTAGCGGGAGTTGTTCGCGCCTTGCGTACCAATGTGTGTTGAATGCAGGTGAAGAAAGCCTCTCGGTCAATGACGCTCGTTCCGCAGCTGGTGTTGCGTCTACAGCCTTAGTTATTCCGACCGCTTGGTCGAGTAGGCCCGCGCTTCCGAGCGACGGCTTTGCCCAGACGCCTGCAAAGTGCGTGATGGTCATGGTAGTCACGAGTGAGACGAGAATCGCAGACACCACGTTCAGAGCGAGCCATGTGGATAGCCTGTCAAGCAAGCGCGGCCACTTCATCCGATACTCCTGACTGGCAAGGTGAAGATGTAGCCTGAATTGCGCACAGTGCGAATGACTTCTGGACTCCTCACATTGGTTTCGATCTTCCGCCGTATCCGACTTATCTTGACGTCGATGCTTCGGTCGAACACCTCATGCGTGGAGCCGTGCGCGTAATCAATCAACTGTTCTCTTGTCAGAAGTCGCTGCGGATGCTCGAGAAATACGAGAAGTAGCTCGAACTCTCCATTTGACAAGGGAACCTGCGTTGCGTCTTCCGATCGAAGCTCACGCTTGGCCACGTTCAATTGCCATGTGCCGAACTGCAGGACAGCGTTGTGTCCGGTCAGAAGCTCACCATAGACGGTTGAGCGTCTTAACAGCGCACGGATGCGAGCGAGCAGCTCACGAGCGTCAAATGGTTTGGCGAGGTAATCGTCGGCACCAAGTTCGAGTCCGACGATACGGTCAGTGATATCAGTCATGGCCGTCAGCAAGATGACCGGAACACGGGATGTTGTGCGCAAGCGTCTGCAGAGACTGAGCCCGTCTTCACCTGGAAGCATGATATCGAGGATCACCACATCGAAGGCTGTGGTTCTCATACGGACGTCCATCTGTGCGCCAGATGTGACGGTGTCTACGACGTAGTGGTGGCGCTCAAGAAATTTCTTGAGAAGGGCAAGGAGGTCTTCGTCATCGTCCACGACAAGAATCTGGTTCACGGCATTTCACTTGGATAGTGCAGGTGGTTGGAGTCTTTGCTTTATACGTCAACGGAATGATGTCTACCAATATTTCAACGTAGAAACATTGTTTCTGATTGATGCAGGCGCAGACAAACTGGAGACACGTTTTGCGAGCAGGATATAGCCACTCCGGTGATCCTGAAATCCCACCATGCTGCACATATTCGAGCGCTTTCGGTATTGGTCAACGCAACTTACCTACGGTAGGGATGCCGATGTTCCTATGTATCGCCAGTCGTCTTCATCCACTCCAGGTGAGCGTGCTGAATGGGATCGCTCAGTGGTCTTGTCCGTGGCACGAACGATCGAGCCCGATGCCGAACGTGTCATGTGCTGGTTTACCGGCGACCCGATTAACGAGCTTGGCGGCAGAACTGCGCGTGAACTTGTCGATGAGGGGGTGACCGCTCCACTACTGGATATGTTGATAGCAATTCGTAGCGGTCGTCGCGAAACGTGACGGACCTGATATGCATTACGACTCTCTTTCTTTCCTCCTGGAATATCACTGATGAAGAAGATCGGTTTGTACGTATTGATGACGGCGCTGCCACTCTGCGCTCGGGTGCACGCACAGTCATCGACGGAAGGTGCTGAAGCAATGCGTGGGTCATCGCCTCAATGGCAATTGGGTGTAGGTGTCATATCTTCCGACCATGCCTATGCTGGTAGTGGGAGCCAGATCACTCCGATCCCTCTGGTCGACTACGAAGGTAAGCGCTTCTTTTTCCGGGAGGTTGAGGGTGGTGTGCATCTATGGAAGAGCGCGCAACGGAACTTCACAATCGATGCGATCATTGCGCCAGGTTTCAACAACATCAATGCGAATGAGTTCAGTCGAGACGTACTTGCGCGTCGTGGTATCAATCGTGACGACCTCGATAACCGTTACCGAAGCATCGATGTGGGCCTTGCGGCAACCATCCGAGGTGCGGTTGGGCAATTTCATTTGGAAGCAAAGTCGGACGTTTCGGGTAACAGCAAGGGTCCGGAATTTTCACTGCAGTATGGCTACCCAATGCAGTGGGGGCGCCTTCATATAGAGCCTTCTGTCAGCGCGACATTTCTCTCAAGCGATGTGGCTAACTACTATTACGGCATACACCGTGACGAGATAATTCGCGGCGTGCCAGGCTACCAGCCAGGAGGTGCCCTTATTCCGGCGGCTAGTGTCAGCATAGCAAGGCCTGTCGGCGCAAAGTGGGTGCTTATGTTTAATGCAAAAGTTCAGGTGCTGCCAAGCAAGATCAAAGATAGTCCGCTCGTTGATCGAAGCTACGGTAGTTCTGTATTCGTGGGGATTGCCCGCAAGTTTTGAATGTCCGTTTATCGTCGTCACAAGCTGAGCTTTGTGAGAGAAGTCGAATGAGTCAAGAAACGGCCTCGTCTTTCCTTTTTTCGGTTTTGGTGCTGTGTCGTTGAATATAGGGAGGGGCGTCATTTGTCTTTTGTCTACGCTGGGTAGGCGATGAATGGCCGTCGACCCACTTAAATGCCACTTTTTTGTCCTATTTTTTACTGGCATGCTTGCATCGAGCTCTGCGGCCTACTCGGAACCCGTCCATGTTGTAGTCATTGCTTCGAAGGGCATGTCCGCCCATTTGATGAGTGCAATTACGTTACATGACATCTATCTCAAAAAGATCTTAGTGGCCCGAAATGGCGTTGCTTATATCCCAGTCAACTTGCCCCCGGCAAGTCCACTTAGGCGTGCGCTTCTGGATGTGATCACCCATCTCGATAGACGCCGATTGGTGGAGTATTGGAACCGTATGTACTACCAAGGTTCCAGCCCACCGTATGTGCTCGGATCTCAGAAGGCTGTGGTTGAGTTTGTAGCTGAGACACCGGGCGCTATCGGATATGTTCAGGCTTGTTATGCGACTGCCAAGGTTAAAGTAGGGCGGTGTCAATCTAGAAGTGCACCATCGATGGCATCGGCCAGATCATCTCTGCCCATGGCACGGATGAACATTTCTGCAGGGCAGTGGTAATCGAGAGTGGCACGTGGCCGGAGGTTCATGCGTCGGGCGATCGCGTCGAGCTGCTTCTGGCTGTAGACCGACAAGTCCGTACCTTTAGGCAGGTATTGGCGCAGCAGGCCATTGGTGTTCTCGCAGATGCCGCGTTGCCAAGGGCTACGTGGGTCGGCGAAGTAGATCGCTAATCCAGTGCGCTCCGATAGCGTCCGGTAGAGCGCCATTTCCTTGCCCTGATCGTAAGTCAGCGTCTGGCGCAGTTCCGGTGGCAGCGGCCGGAATGCGCGGCTGAAGCCTTTCAGCGCATCCTCCGCCGAACACCCCTCCATCTTCACCAGCTTCAGGAAACGTGTCCGACGATCCACCAGTACGCCCACCGAGGATCGGTTACGGGCGCCTTTGATGAAGTCGCCTTCCCAGTGGCCGGGCAACAGCCGTTCATTGGCTTCGAGTGGACGATCATGAATGCTCGGCAAGTCGTGCATCCGGCCGCGCCGGTTCGCACCCTGACCACGCGGCCGACGCGCACATTTGTGCTGCCGCAGAAGTGCGACCAGGCCCCGCCGCAGTTCGCCGCGTGGCGCGGCATAGATCGCGGTGTAGATCGTCTCGTGCGACACGTGCTTGGCTCGCTCATCCGGGTGATGACGCCGCAGTGTGCGACTCACCTGTTGAGGTGACCAGCCCTTGCCCAGCAAGCGGCGCACGAGGCACCACAGCTGACCGTCCCGCCGCAATTTGCGCTCGCGCCGCGGCTTACGTGCCAGGCGCCGGGCGCGTTGGCCGGCTCGACTGGCGTCGTAGCTCAACCTTGGCCGACCCATCCGAGGCAGGACGGACGGTTCCTGGTGACCATTGCGAGCCAGCTCCCGCGAAATCGTGCTGGGTGAGCGACCCAGCATCAGGGCGAGCTGCCGGGCACTCTCCCCCCGAGCCTTGCCGACCATGATCGCGCCCCGTTCTTCGGCGCTCAGATGTCCATAGTGCTGACCCATGCATCACCTTGTCGTGGGGTGGTGCACTTGATCATAGAAACCGCCTAGTTAAAAGGTTCTTGTTGGATGTTCCAGGGTTTCATCGATGCAGTCGTGGCGGCCAGTGGCGTTCCCCGCCCTGAGTGGCGGAACGGTACGGAGCCCGGATCTAGGGAGGTGGCGACGTCCCCCCGGTTTTGAGTAGCACGGCCGTTTGGAGTCCAATCCCCCAACCGAAGGAGATTGGACGTGAAGAAGCGCTTTTCCGAAGAACAGATCATCGGCTTCCTGCGCGAGGCGGATGCCGGCCTGCCGATCAAGGAGCTGTGCCGCAAGCACGGCTTCAGCGAGGCCTCCTACTACTGTCGACTCCCCGTAATCTTGATCCAGGCATAACTGGAGGTCTCCGGGCAAACTAGCCCCAAGGAGACCGAAGATGCGCAAGAGCAAGTTCACCGAAAGTCAGATCGTCGCGACGCTGAAGCAGGTCGAAGGCGGTCGGCAGGTCAAAGATGTGTGCCGCGAGTTGGGCATATCGGACGCCACGTACTACGTGTGGAAGTCCAAGTATGGCGGGATGGAAGCGTCCGACATACAGCGGCTGCGCGACGTCGAGGCGGAGCACGCCAAGCTCAAGCGGATGTATGCCGAGCTGGCGATGGAGAACCACGCGCTGAAGGATCTGATTGCAAAAAAGTTGTAGACCCGGCGCACAAGCGCCCGCTGCTGACGTGGTTGATGAATCACTACGGCTGGAGCGAGCGCCGGGCTTGTTCGGCGATGGGCTTGTCGCGATCAACGGCGCGTTACCGCCGCCGACCGGATCGGGACGAGGAAGTGATTGCGCTGCTCGCTGAACTGGCGGAACGGTTTCCAGAGCGTGGCTTCGGCAAGCTGTTTCAGCTGATTCGACGCTGCGGCCTGGTGCGAAACCACAAGAGGGTGTGGCGCGTGTATTGCCGGATGCAACTCAATCGCCGCCGACGCGGCAAGAAGCGTGTACCGAACCGGCATCCGATGCCCTTGGCGGCTGGCGAGCAGATCAACGCTAGTTGGTCGATCGACTTCATGTCCGACGCCCTGTGGGATGGGCAGCGCTTCCGGACGTTCAACGTGATTGACGACTTCAGTCGCGAAGCACTGGCCATCGAGGTCGACCTCAACCTGCCCGCCACGCGTGTCATCCGCACGCTGGAGCGGATTGCGGCCTGGCGCGGCTATCCGGCCAAGCTTCGCCTGGACAACGGGCCGGAATTCATCGCACTGGCGCTGGCCGAATGGGCCGAGCGCAAAGGCATCACTCTGGACTTCATCGAGCCCGGCAGGCCCATGCAAAACGGCTTCATCGAGCGTTTCAACGGCAGCTTCCGCCGTGGCGTGCTCGACATGTACATCTTCCGCACGCTCACCGAAGTACGTGAGCACGCGGAACGGTGGCTGGCCGACTACAACAACGAGATTCCCCACGACAGCCTCGACGGGCTCACGCCCGTCGAATTCCGACTTCAGAACGACCCGGCAACCTCTAATTTAGCTTGGCACTGATTTACGGGGAGTCGACAGGAGCAGCTATGGATACGCACGCTGGATCGGCGCATGCCGTTCGGCAAGGTGCTGGTGGCCATCGCCAATAAGCACGCGCGGCAGGTGTGGGCGATGTTGGCGCACGACGTCGACTACGACTCGCACGCCTGCCTGCAGCACCCGAGGCATCAACCGACGAACACGGCGCAAGCCGCTTGAGAGAGATTCGCTTCATCGTCCGTGCGACGCGGTAGACAACGGGTCAGACCGACCCGGCGAGAACCTGACTAACTATTTGGACGTCCATCCCGCGTTGCGGCCGATCCCCGTACGCCGGTCAGTCCGATGAATGAATGAGGTCGCCGGGTGCGGTTTATACCCTGGTCCGGGCTGGCAGCATCGGCCCCACAAGACCGTTTACGGAAATGCAGTCTGGCGTCCGTTGAAACCGCATCGCATCGACATGCATGACAAGTAATTGGGGGGCAACACGATGACCGGCAGTGGCCCGAATGCCTGGGGCAAAAGCGTCATGCGCCCGGGGTTGATCGGAAGTCTCTTACGGAATAGTTAGCGGCCACGGCGCCGGAACTCCGTGCGCTCGAAGATTGACCCTTTTGGCCAGACCAAATTTGCGCGCTCCGCCAGATACTGCAACTGCTCCGGGTCCGCGCCGCGCTGGAGAGCCCAATGACGCCACTGCGGCACATAGTACGACCACCACACCCAAGCCGCGGGTATCGCAAAGATGATTAGAAAGAAGCTAACCACAGGCAATAGCTTGAAAGCGGCGACGCCGCCAATAAGGCCGCCGAACATGATGGAACGTACGGGCCAGTTTATTAGACGAACCCCACGCCTTACCGCCAGTTGCGCATTGATCAGTTTTGGATCCGTAGCTCGGTCAAATGTCATTGCTAGTCTTGGACGCTAACGCTTGAGTTAAGCGGCACGCGTCAGCGTATCCGCTTGGATGAATTGTTAGCGGCCTGTTCATGAGACTTTGGGTAGTACCGCCGTACAAATGCTGCTGAATCCAACGTTGTCTTGCAGAGACGAGAGAACACTTCTGAGCCGTTTTTAGGTTCATGACCTAACCAGCAGGCATTCCAGTGGCCTATCGGCTCGATGCAGAAATTTGCAGACGGGTCATCGGCACAATAACCCCGAGCCTCCGCCTCAGCCAGCTCAAACGCATGATCAAAGCTCTTGGCGTAGAAAAGGACAACGCGCTCTTCGATGTTTGCCGTCTCGCCGGACTGCTTGAAGTACCAGCGGAACAGTCCTTTCACGGAATACCATTCTTGTGGCATGGCTAAGAGGCCGCTAACTATTGAATATACGGACATGTTCGTCCGGTTATACGTCCCCGGTGGCGCAACGGGATTCCTGCGCAACTCGTTGTTCTTGCGCCAGCTTATCCTTGCCGCGTCCGGCTAACAACCTAACGAAAAGCCGGACAGAGGGGCCGGCCCTGGAACGGCAGCTTTGGGTCGATTTCTGCCGATCACCATCTGATCGCTAGCGATCATACCGCCTTACAGATGGGTGGCAGTTGCGCCATGTGAAGCAACACACCCGCGAGGCTCTTCAGGTCCTGCTGGTTGTGCGCCAGGACGCGCCTGAGGTTCACGGCCGAGCCGCCGCGCAGATAGCTCAGCCAGGCCGCCGGGGCTTCGGCGCCGGGTAGATCGTCCTCACGCACCACTCCCAGCAACTCGCGCTCGGCGGTTGCCAGGCGGCAGTTTGCCCACACACCCTTCCAGTGCCGGCGTACGGGGTGCAGCAGGTCGAGGTGCCCGAGCCCGACGAGCGGGTTTTCAAGCCGGGCCAGCCGGTAGCGGGTGGCCAGCAGTGGGGCGTCGTAGCACTTGCCGTTGTAGCTGACGAGTACGGTGTCCGGCGCAAGCCATGTGGCGAAGGTGCGCAGCATGGCCGCTTCGGCACCGATCGCCGTGATCGTAAGTTGCCGGATACGAAAGCGCCCGTCAGCCAGCCAGTCTGCGGCGCCGATCATCCATGCGCGCGTGCCGGTACCGCCGGCGAGGCCGGTCGTCTCGGTATCGATGTGCAGCAGCCGGCGATGGGGCACCGGTTCGGTCCAGCGGGCGAAGGCGGTATCGATCAGTGGGGCGGGGCGTCCCCAGTCCATGAGCGCTTCGGTAAGGAACAACCCGGGTTCGATCTCGACCCCTGGCACGAACCGGTCGCATGCCGTGTTCTTCTGCGGGACCGCACCCTGCATGCGCGCACGTCGACGAATCACCTCGAGCACGTCGGGCGCGAGCGTCGGCCTGGCCGGGGTCGGCCGGGATGCCTGGCCCGACTGCGTACGCAGTTGGCGCAAGCGTGCCGCCAGATCGCTCACAGGGCCACCCATAGCGCCAGTACGCGCAAGGCCAGTGCTTTCGGTGTCGTGTCTGCCGTCTCATCCGCCGCCAGTACCGGACCCACGCAGCCCGGGCAGCCGGCGGTGCATTCGCAGCGCTCGATCAAGGTGATGGACTGCGCCACCAGGTCCTCGCGCCGGTGGAACAGCGGCTCGCTCTGGCCGATGCCGCCGGGGAAGGCATCGTAGAGGTAGACGGTCGGGGTGAAGGGCGCATCCGCGGCCAGCGTTGCCGGCTGTCCATCGGTACCGCAGAGCTGACCACGGCCGCTTGCGTCCGTGCTGACAAACCACGCGCCATCGCCACTGCCCACGGCCTTCTGGAGATCACGCGCCTCGGCCATCACGGCCACGGTCGCGACGATGTGCAGCGCATAGGCCGCACCCAGGAAGCCGTCGAGCGCCTGCTGGCGTTGTTCGAACGCGGAGTCCAGCACGGCCTGTGGCAGCTGCCACCACACCGCCGTGGTGTGCAGCTCCTGGTCGGGCAGGTTCA
This window of the Dyella sp. A6 genome carries:
- a CDS encoding ATP-binding protein is translated as MKWPRLLDRLSTWLALNVVSAILVSLVTTMTITHFAGVWAKPSLGSAGLLDQAVGITKAVDATPAAERASLTERLSSPAFNTHWYARREQLPLPLRTAKRRPLSSPIWGRVARLLGRPRIAILGADPDDKDTLPASASSDYAIAIQLSDQSWVSFDTHDRSWGIGRTDKFLLTSLLVLFVTGSMTAIASRRLARPMQQLAKAAEDFGSSSRVASLRLDGPLEIREVAAAFNAMQDRIQQLLDSRTTMLVAISHDLRAPLTRMRMRGEFIEDAEQQQKLFRDVDDMRAMIESSLTFFRLDGQQEALVSLDLGELLHTVVDDFRDLGASVQWNLPTTRVVYHGRPIALKRAVTNLIDNAVKYGNSASVKLEQDRESVVIMIDDQGPGIPPALIPKLFEPFFRGEPSRNRATGGFGLGLASALQIIRSHHGELTIENLRPHGLRARITLKHRS
- a CDS encoding response regulator translates to MNQILVVDDDEDLLALLKKFLERHHYVVDTVTSGAQMDVRMRTTAFDVVILDIMLPGEDGLSLCRRLRTTSRVPVILLTAMTDITDRIVGLELGADDYLAKPFDARELLARIRALLRRSTVYGELLTGHNAVLQFGTWQLNVAKRELRSEDATQVPLSNGEFELLLVFLEHPQRLLTREQLIDYAHGSTHEVFDRSIDVKISRIRRKIETNVRSPEVIRTVRNSGYIFTLPVRSIG
- a CDS encoding MipA/OmpV family protein, whose amino-acid sequence is MKKIGLYVLMTALPLCARVHAQSSTEGAEAMRGSSPQWQLGVGVISSDHAYAGSGSQITPIPLVDYEGKRFFFREVEGGVHLWKSAQRNFTIDAIIAPGFNNINANEFSRDVLARRGINRDDLDNRYRSIDVGLAATIRGAVGQFHLEAKSDVSGNSKGPEFSLQYGYPMQWGRLHIEPSVSATFLSSDVANYYYGIHRDEIIRGVPGYQPGGALIPAASVSIARPVGAKWVLMFNAKVQVLPSKIKDSPLVDRSYGSSVFVGIARKF
- a CDS encoding IS30 family transposase; the encoded protein is MGQHYGHLSAEERGAIMVGKARGESARQLALMLGRSPSTISRELARNGHQEPSVLPRMGRPRLSYDASRAGQRARRLARKPRRERKLRRDGQLWCLVRRLLGKGWSPQQVSRTLRRHHPDERAKHVSHETIYTAIYAAPRGELRRGLVALLRQHKCARRPRGQGANRRGRMHDLPSIHDRPLEANERLLPGHWEGDFIKGARNRSSVGVLVDRRTRFLKLVKMEGCSAEDALKGFSRAFRPLPPELRQTLTYDQGKEMALYRTLSERTGLAIYFADPRSPWQRGICENTNGLLRQYLPKGTDLSVYSQKQLDAIARRMNLRPRATLDYHCPAEMFIRAMGRDDLADAIDGALLD
- a CDS encoding IS3 family transposase (programmed frameshift) is translated as MRKSKFTESQIVATLKQVEGGRQVKDVCRELGISDATYYVWKSKYGGMEASDIQRLRDVEAEHAKLKRMYAELAMENHALKDLIAKKFVDPAHKRPLLTWLMNHYGWSERRACSAMGLSRSTARYRRRPDRDEEVIALLAELAERFPERGFGKLFQLIRRCGLVRNHKRVWRVYCRMQLNRRRRGKKRVPNRHPMPLAAGEQINASWSIDFMSDALWDGQRFRTFNVIDDFSREALAIEVDLNLPATRVIRTLERIAAWRGYPAKLRLDNGPEFIALALAEWAERKGITLDFIEPGRPMQNGFIERFNGSFRRGVLDMYIFRTLTEVREHAERWLADYNNEIPHDSLDGLTPVEFRLQNDPATSNLAWH
- a CDS encoding ribonuclease H-like domain-containing protein; the protein is MSDLAARLRQLRTQSGQASRPTPARPTLAPDVLEVIRRRARMQGAVPQKNTACDRFVPGVEIEPGLFLTEALMDWGRPAPLIDTAFARWTEPVPHRRLLHIDTETTGLAGGTGTRAWMIGAADWLADGRFRIRQLTITAIGAEAAMLRTFATWLAPDTVLVSYNGKCYDAPLLATRYRLARLENPLVGLGHLDLLHPVRRHWKGVWANCRLATAERELLGVVREDDLPGAEAPAAWLSYLRGGSAVNLRRVLAHNQQDLKSLAGVLLHMAQLPPICKAV